One part of the Excalfactoria chinensis isolate bCotChi1 chromosome 8, bCotChi1.hap2, whole genome shotgun sequence genome encodes these proteins:
- the RGS4 gene encoding regulator of G-protein signaling 4 isoform X2 encodes MCKGLAALPATCLKSAKDMKHRLGILLQKSDSCDYGSSQGKKEKVSPSQRVSQEEVKKWAESLENLIHHDSEPGFMHTGKDEPQYAGAYTVLL; translated from the exons ATGTGCAAGGGACTCGCTGCACTGCCAGCCACTTGCTTGAAAAG tgccAAAGACATGAAGCATCGCCTGGGTATCTTGCTGCAGAAGTCAGACTCTTGTGACTATGGCTCTTCCCAGGGCAAGAAGGAGAAAGTATCTCCAAGCCAGAG GGTTAGCCAAGAGGAAGTCAAAAAGTGGGCAGAGTCATTGGAAAACTTGATCCATCATGACA GTGAACCTGGATTCATGCACACGGGAAAAGACGAGCCACAATATGCTGGAGCCTACACTGTCCTGCTTTGA
- the RGS4 gene encoding regulator of G-protein signaling 4 isoform X1, which produces MCKGLAALPATCLKSAKDMKHRLGILLQKSDSCDYGSSQGKKEKVSPSQRVSQEEVKKWAESLENLIHHDRGLAAFRAFLKSEYSEENIEFWVSCEDYKKTKSPSKLSPKARKIYDEFISVQATKEVNLDSCTREKTSHNMLEPTLSCFDEAQRKIFTLMEKDSYRRFLKSPYYLDLVSPPRAGCGPENCKRAHAHALDCNSNIISQCA; this is translated from the exons ATGTGCAAGGGACTCGCTGCACTGCCAGCCACTTGCTTGAAAAG tgccAAAGACATGAAGCATCGCCTGGGTATCTTGCTGCAGAAGTCAGACTCTTGTGACTATGGCTCTTCCCAGGGCAAGAAGGAGAAAGTATCTCCAAGCCAGAG GGTTAGCCAAGAGGAAGTCAAAAAGTGGGCAGAGTCATTGGAAAACTTGATCCATCATGACA GAGGACTGGCTGCTTTCCGTGCTTTTCTCAAATCTGAGTACAGTGAGGAAAACATCGAATTCTGGGTCAGTTGTGAGGACTACAAGAAAACCAAGTCACCATCCAAGCTCAGCCCCAAGGCCAGGAAGATATATGATGAATTCATCTCTGTGCAGGCAACAAAAGAG GTGAACCTGGATTCATGCACACGGGAAAAGACGAGCCACAATATGCTGGAGCCTACACTGTCCTGCTTTGATGAGgctcagagaaaaatattcacCCTCATGGAGAAGGATTCTTACCGCCGTTTTCTCAAGTCCCCCTACTACCTGGACTTGGTCAGCCCacccagggctggctgtgggCCCGAAAACTGCAAAAGAGCCCATGCTCATGCCTTAGACTGTAACTCTAATATCATCTCCCAGTGTGCCTGA
- the LOC140255274 gene encoding regulator of G-protein signaling 5: MCKGLAALPHTCLERAKEIKTKLGTLLQKPDSAIDFIIPYSEKPEKPSKALKPSPEEVLQWRDSLEKLLQNPYGLASFRSFLCSEFSEENVEFWVACEDYKKTKSPVKMEEKAKRIYEEFIQTEAPKEVNIDHFTKDVTMKNLVEPSPSSFDMAQKRIFALMEKDSLPRFVRSEFYQELIK, encoded by the exons ATGTGCAAAGGACTTGCTGCACTGCCGCACACATGCCTGGAAAG GGCCAAGGAGATCAAGACCAAGTTGGGCACACTGCTCCAGAAGCCTGACTCGGCCATTGACTTCATCATCCCCTACTCAGAGAAGCCGGAGAAGCCATCCAAGGCCCTGAA ACCATCCCCGGAGGAGGTCCTGCAGTGGCGTGACTCCTTGGAGAAGCTCCTGCAGAACCCCT ATGGGCTCGCCAGCTTCCGCAGCTTCCTGTGCTCTGAGTTCAGTGAGGAGAATGTCGAGTTCTGGGTGGCCTGTGAGGACTACAAGAAGACCAAGTCCCCTGTGAAGATGGAAGAGAAGGCCAAAAGGATCTACGAGGAGTTCATCCAGACCGAGGCACCCAAAGAG GTGAACATTGACCACTTCACCAAGGACGTGACCATGAAGAACCTGGTGGAGCCATCGCCGAGCAGCTTTGACATGGCCCAGAAGAGGATCTTTGCTCTGATGGAGAAAGACTCCCTGCCCAGATTTGTGCGGTCGGAGTTTTATCAAGAGTTAATCAAGTAG
- the HTATIP2 gene encoding oxidoreductase HTATIP2, which produces MAAPSSGGSCFVLGASGATGQALLKELFAQRPFSRVTVIGRRQLSLPEGSGVAVEQAVVDFERLGEHADAFRGHDVGFCCLGTTRSKAGADGFVRVDRDYVAQAAELARAGGCKHFVLQSSQGANERSSFLYLRVKGEVEKLVEAVGFDRCTILRPAILLCARQEFRPAEWIMQRVLGFGARFCPTAYSVPIETVARAMVASVLQPSGEKVQVLENKAIHQLGKAVPQPGT; this is translated from the exons ATGGCGGCACCGAGCAGCGGAGGTTCCTGCTTCGTGCTGGGAGCCTCGGGGGCGACGGGCCAGGCTCTGCTGAAGGAGCTATTCGCACAGCGGCCCTTCAGCAGGGTGACGGTGATCGGGCGGCGGCAGCTGAGCCTGCCCGAGGGGAGCGGCGTTGCCGTG GAGCAGGCGGTGGTGGACTTCGAGCGACTGGGAGAGCACGCCGATGCCTTCCGCGGCCACGACGTGGGTTTCTGCTGCCTGGGCACCACCAGGAGCAAGGCGGGTGCG GATGGCTTTGTCCGTGTGGACCGGGACTACGTGGCACAAGCGGCCGAGCTGGCGCGGGCAGGGGGCTGCAAGCACTTCGTCCTGCAGTCCTCCCAGGGTGCGAACGAGCGCAGCAGCTTCCTGTACCTGCGGGTGAAG GGAGAAGTGGAGAAACTGGTTGAGGCTGTCGGCTTTGACCGTTGCACCATTCTTCGGCCAGC GATACTGCTGTGTGCACGCCAGGAGTTCCGCCCCGCTGAGTGGATCATGCAGCGGGTTCTGGGATTCGGTGCCCGGTTCTGCCCCACTGCTTACTCAGTGCCCATAGAAACGGTGGCCAGGGCAATGGTGGCCAGCGTGCTGCAGCCGAGTGGGGAGAAGGTACAGGTGCTGGAGAACAAAGCCATCCATCAGCTGGGAAAGGCAGTGCCGCAGCCGGGCACATAG
- the LOC140255829 gene encoding 1-phosphatidylinositol phosphodiesterase-like encodes MDARCRRNAAFDNTAEPAACCPDWMAALPDTLPLSRLSIPGTHDSLSLFGGRRLRCQSWGLEAQLAAGVRFLDVRCKLERGELRVYHLCTFQRVSLRGVLRRTLRFLRSHPGEAVLMRIKEELPLFPRPRFAARLQRCLLEESRGRLWCREEVPTLGQVRGKIVVLEALEQAVLGIPYERLSISDAWNVLSLERKWARAQRHLDTAASGDPATMHLTFCSGNGLFTYPEDVARFVNPKCYQHLQRCSGKPMCWGVVILDFPGAGLLQLIIESNTLGTNGGVPEAPSTPQTSQRQRGQMLRVAPLGPVSPILWAASRASRRTSKRKGARRSCTAMRHLYVTSV; translated from the coding sequence ATGGATGCACGGTGCCGACGCAATGCAGCATTCGACAACACAGCCgagcctgctgcctgctgccccgACTGGATGGCAGCGCTGCCTGACACCCTGCCGCTCTCCCGCCTCTCCATCCCCGGCACACACgactccctcagcctgtttgGTGGCCGGCGCCTGCGTTGCCAGAGCTGGGGCTTGGAGGCCCAGCTGGCGGCTGGCGTGCGCTTCCTGGACGTGCGCTGCAAGCTGGAGAGGGGCGAGCTGCGCGTCTATCACCTGTGTACCTTCCAGCGGGTCAGCCTGCGGGGCGTCCTGCGTCGCACCCTGCGCTTCCTCCGCTCCCACCCCGGCGAGGCTGTGCTGATGCGCATCAAGGAGGAGCTGCCCCTCTTCCCTCGGCCCCGCTTCGCTGCGAGGCTCCAGCGCTGCCTGCTGGAAGAAAGCCGGGGCCGGCTGTGGTGCCGAGAGGAGGTGCCCACACTGGGCCAGGTGCGGGGCAAGATCGTGGTGCTGGAGGCGCtggagcaggcagtgctgggcatCCCCTATGAGCGGCTGAGCATCAGCGATGCGTGGAATGTGCTCTCGCTGGAGAGGAAATGGGCACGAGCACAGCGGCACCTGGACACAGCAGCCAGTGGGGACCCTGCCACCATGCACCTCACCTTCTGCTCCGGCAATGGGCTCTTCACCTACCCCGAGGACGTGGCCCGCTTCGTCAACCCTAAGTGCTACCAACACCTGCAGCGCTGCTCAGGGAAGCCAATGTGCTGGGGAGTGGTCATTTTGGACTTCCCTGGGGCAGGCCTGCTCCAGCTCATCATTGAGAGCAACACCTTAGGGACAAATGGAGGTGTGCCAGAGGCCCCCAGCACCCCTCAGACATCCCAGAGGCAGCGGGGACAAATGCTGCGGGTGGCACCACTGGGGCCAGTGTCCCCCATTCTGTGGGCAGCCTCACGTGCCAGCCGACGGACATCAAAGCGGAAGGGTGCCCGGAGATCCTGCACAGCAATGAGACACCTCTATGTGACATCCGTGTGA
- the LOC140255672 gene encoding P-selectin-like — translation MWALSSCGVCCLSIAAFTCGMVMQVGAWTYNYSKEDFEWNTARQYCQEFFTDLVAIQNKEEIEYLNRTLPYHSKYYWLGIRKRRGVWTWVGTEKVLTEEEANWATGEPNNRRSNQDCVEIYIKRQTEAGKWNDEPCTKKKKALCYKVSCQPLLCGLHGDCVEVIQSYKCECHPGFEGDNCENAVQCPILKPGGAYMNCSHPFGDFRYNSTCTFWCPEGFERRGVHELQCLDERQWSAEIPTCIAVTCPVLSATEHGELNCSHVHGNFTFGSKCDHSCQPGFELMGQQRSECTASGTWTEDAPQCKAVTCPVLSAPEHGELNCSHLHGNFTFGSTCGFSCQPGFELMGPQHHECLANGIWNGDTPQCKAVTCPVLSAPEHGELNCSHVHGNFTFGTTCGFSCQPGFELMGPQHHECLANGTWNGDSPQCKAVTCPVLSAPAHGELNCSHLHGNFTFGTTCGFSCQPGFELMGSQSHECLATGNWTEEIPQCKAVTCPVLSAPEHGELNCSHVHGNFTFGSKCDHSCQPGFELMGLQRSECTASGTWTEDTPQCKAVTCPVLSAPEHGELNCSHLHGNFTFGSTCYFSCQPGFELMGPQHHECTAKGIWNGDAPRCKAITCPVLSAPEHGELNCSHLHGNFTFGTTCGFSCQPGFELMGTQSHKCLATGNWTEDIPQCKAVTCPVLSAPEHGELNCSHVHGNFTFGSTCYFSCQRGFEIMGPQHHECTAKGIWNGDTPQCKAVTCQMLSAPEHGELNCSHLHGNFTFGTTCYFSCQPGFELMGSHSRDCMATGTWAGDASQCQAISCPVLDAPNHGHLYCSHPYGNFTFNSTCTFSCKEGFMQMGAEVLRCAATGNWTRQPPLCEEDSSAFLKQVLVYTSTSALAAAGLVLSGTLIALLAKQLSDREEKKKLLNPTSDLGAPGIFTNAAYDSTL, via the exons ATGTGGGCTCTCAGCTCTTGTGGTGTCTGCTGCCTGAGCATCGCTGCCTTCACATGTG GCATGGTGATGCAGGTGGGAGCCTGGACATACAACTACAGCAAGGAGGACTTTGAGTGGAACACTGCCAGGCAATACTGCCAGGAGTTCTTCACTGACCTGGTGGCCATCCAGAACAAGGAGGAGATTGAATACCTCAATCGTACCCTGCCCTATCATAGCAAATACTACTGGCTTGGCATCCGCAAGCGGAGGGGTGTCTGGACCTGGGTGGGTACAGAGAAGGTGCTGACAGAGGAAGAAGCCAACTGGGCCACTGGGGAGCCCAACAACCGCAGGTCCAACCAGGATTGTGTGGAGATCTACATCAAGCGGCAGACAGAGGCAGGCAAGTGGAACGATGAGCCTTGTACGAAGAAGAAGAAGGCACTGTGCTACAAGG TCTCCTGCCAGCCCCTGCTCTGTGGCCTGCATGGTGATTGTGTGGAGGTCATCCAGAGCTACAAGTGTGAGTGCCACCCTGGCTTTGAAGGGGACAACTGTGAGAATG CTGTGCAGTGCCCTATACTCAAGCCCGGAGGAGCGTACATGAACTGTAGCCATCCCTTTGGAGACTTCAGATACAACTCCACCTGCACCTTCTGGTGCCCAGAGGGGTTTGAACGGCGAGGTGtgcatgagctgcagtgcttggaTGAGCGGCAGTGGTCGGCAGAGATCCCCACGTGCATAG CTGTCACCTGCCCGGTGCTCAGTGCAACAGAGCATGGAGAGCTGAACTGCTCCCATGTCCATGGAAACTTCACCTTCGGCTCCAAGTGTGACCATTCCTGCCAACCAGGCTTTGAACTCATGGGGCAACAGAGAAGTGAGTGCACGGCCAGTGGAACCTGGACTGAGGATGCTCCACAGTGCAAAG CCGTCACCTGCCCAGTGCTCAGTGCTCCAGAGCATGGAGAGCTGAACTGCTCCCACCTCCATGGGAACTTCACCTTTGGCTCCACATGTGGCTTCTCCTGTCAGCCAGGCTTTGAACTCATGGGGCCACAGCACCATGAGTGCTTGGCCAATGGAATCTGGAACGGAGACACCCCACAATGCAAAG CCGTCACCTGCCCGGTGCTCAGTGCTCCAGAGCATGGAGAGCTGAACTGCTCCCATGTCCATGGGAACTTCACCTTTGGCACCACATGTGGCTTCTCCTGTCAGCCAGGCTTTGAACTCATGGGGCCTCAGCACCATGAGTGCTTGGCCAATGGAACCTGGAATGGGGACAGCCCACAATGCAAAG CTGTCACCTGCCCAGTGCTCAGTGCTCCAGCGCATGGAGAGCTGAACTGCTCCCACCTCCATGGGAACTTCACCTTTGGCACCACGTGTGGCTTCTCCTGCCAGCCAGGCTTTGAGCTGATGGGGTCACAGAGTCACGAGTGCTTGGCCACAGGGAACTGGACTGAGGAAATTCCACAATGCAAAG CTGTCACCTGCCCAGTGCTCAGTGCTCCAGAGCATGGAGAGCTGAACTGCTCCCATGTCCATGGAAACTTCACCTTTGGCTCCAAGTGTGACCATTCCTGCCAACCAGGCTTTGAACTCATGGGGCTACAGAGAAGTGAGTGCACGGCCAGTGGAACCTGGACTGAGGACACCCCACAGTGCAAAG CCGTCACCTGCCCAGTGCTCAGTGCTCCAGAGCATGGAGAGCTGAACTGCTCCCACCTCCATGGGAACTTCACCTTTGGCTCCACATGTTACTTCTCCTGCCAGCCAGGCTTTGAACTCATGGGGCCACAGCACCATGAGTGCACAGCCAAGGGGATCTGGAATGGGGACGCCCCACGGTGCAAAG CCATCACCTGCCCGGTGCTCAGTGCTCCAGAGCATGGAGAGCTGAACTGCTCCCACCTCCATGGAAATTTCACCTTTGGCACCACATGTGGCTTCTCTTGTCAGCCAGGATTTGAGCTGATGGGGACGCAGAGTCACAAGTGCTTGGCCACGGGGAACTGGACTGAGGACATTCCACAATGTAAAG CTGTCACCTGTCCAGTGCTCAGTGCTCCAGAGCATGGAGAGCTGAACTGCTCCCATGTCCATGGAAACTTCACCTTTGGCTCCACATGTTACTTCTCCTGCCAGCGAGGCTTTGAAATCATGGGGCCTCAGCACCATGAGTGCACAGCCAAGGGGATCTGGAATGGGGACACCCCACAGTGCAAAG CTGTCACCTGCCAGATGCTCAGTGCTCCAGAGCATGGAGAGCTGAACTGCTCCCACCTCCATGGGAACTTCACCTTTGGCACCACATGTTACTTCTCCTGCCAGCCAGGCTTTGAGCTGATGGGGTCACACAGCAGGGACTGCATGGCCACTGGAACCTGGGCCGGGGATGCCTCGCAGTGCCAAG CCATCAGCTGTCCGGTGCTGGATGCCCCCAACCACGGCCACCTCTACTGTTCTCATCCATATGGGAACTTCACATTCAACTCCACTTGCACCTTTTCCTGCAAGGAAGGATTTATGCAGATGGGAGCAGAGGTGCTCAGGTGTGCAGCAACAGGGAACTGGACCAGGCAACCCCCACTCTGTGAAG AGGattcttctgcctttttaaaacaagttCTGGTTTACACCAGCACCAgtgctctggcagcagctggccTTGTGCTCTCCGGAACGCTCATCGCCTTGCTTGCCAAGCAGCTCAGTGACAGAG aggagaagaaaaagctcctTAACCCCACCAG TGACCTAGGGGCACCAGGCATCTTCACCAACGCAGCCTATGACTCCACCTTGTAA